One Chitinophagaceae bacterium C216 genomic window carries:
- the xsa_1 gene encoding Xylosidase/arabinosidase: MSEPKIDAAKLATLNSNAISQPLVKHIYTADPSAHVFNGKIYIYPSHDIDAGEAFDDLGSHFDMQDYHVFSMESPESEVVDHGVALSVADVPWAQKQMWAPDANEKDGKYYLYFPAKDYEGIFRIGVAVSDSPTGPFKPQPEAIKNSFSIDPCAFKDDDGSYYLYFGGIWGGQLQRWRTGTFNAEQPESPYAFLPEDNEPALCAKVARLRDDLLEFDEVPRDVVIVDENGKPLLQGDTSRRFFEAPWLHKYNGKYYFSYSTGDTHLICYAIGDNPYGPFTYAGVILNPVVGWTTHHSICEFNGEWYLFYHDSILSEGITHLRNIKMTKLEYDENGFIKTLNPYGEVTP; encoded by the coding sequence ATGTCAGAACCCAAAATAGATGCTGCAAAGCTGGCTACATTAAACAGCAATGCTATATCGCAGCCATTAGTAAAGCATATTTACACTGCCGACCCCTCGGCACATGTGTTTAATGGAAAAATTTACATTTATCCATCGCACGATATAGACGCAGGGGAGGCATTTGATGATCTAGGCAGTCATTTTGATATGCAAGACTATCATGTGTTCTCTATGGAGAGCCCGGAGAGTGAGGTTGTAGATCATGGTGTGGCCTTAAGTGTAGCAGATGTTCCGTGGGCGCAAAAACAAATGTGGGCTCCTGATGCTAATGAAAAAGATGGGAAATACTACCTGTACTTCCCTGCTAAAGATTACGAAGGAATTTTTAGAATTGGAGTAGCAGTAAGCGATAGTCCCACAGGACCTTTCAAACCTCAACCAGAAGCTATTAAAAACAGCTTCTCCATCGACCCCTGTGCATTCAAGGATGATGATGGCAGCTATTATCTGTATTTTGGAGGAATTTGGGGCGGACAATTGCAACGCTGGCGCACCGGCACTTTCAATGCGGAACAACCCGAAAGCCCATATGCTTTCCTTCCGGAAGATAATGAACCGGCATTGTGTGCCAAAGTAGCCAGACTTAGAGATGATCTTCTGGAATTTGATGAAGTACCAAGAGATGTTGTGATTGTAGATGAAAACGGAAAACCGCTGCTGCAAGGAGATACATCCCGAAGATTTTTTGAAGCACCTTGGCTTCACAAGTACAATGGGAAATACTATTTCTCTTACTCTACAGGAGATACACATCTAATATGCTATGCTATCGGCGACAATCCTTACGGACCATTTACCTATGCAGGAGTGATTTTAAATCCTGTAGTAGGATGGACTACGCATCACTCTATCTGCGAATTTAATGGTGAGTGGTATTTGTTTTATCATGATAGTATTTTAAGCGAAGGCATCACACACCTAAGAAATATAAAAATGACCAAACTGGAATACGACGAGAACGGATTTATTAAAACCCTCAATCCTTATGGTGAAGTGACGCCCTAG
- the uidB gene encoding Glucuronide carrier protein: MNTSAQTITEAKGFYKLTWLQRIGFGSGDLAQNLIYQTVAQYLLIFYTNVYGLPAATAAVMFLIVRLIDVAWDPLVGAFVDKRNPKLGKYRSYLILGGIPLTGFAILCFWNGFSGSLVYAYITYVGLSMCYTLINVPYGALNASLTRDTDEITKLTSVRMFLANLGGLAVAYGIPILVKTFSPDGKINSPLSANAWFITMTLYAIVGLALLIFCYTQTKERVVMSEADTEHVRVSDLWNEFRHNKPLRVLAFFFITAFAMMAISNTAGSYYMIYNVQAPDMLPYFAALGSIPAFIFMPMVPAIKRQIGKKKMFYVFLSVAIVGMAMLYIISVVPALKEQVWIVLLAQFIKSTGVIVATGYMWALVPEVISYGEYTTGKRISGIVNALTGIFFKAGMALGGVVPGFVLALVHFDEKNAVSQTPLAQQGILWLVAVIPAMLLLLGMYIISKYELEDDVIDKINMEIEQRHRNQ, translated from the coding sequence ATGAATACTTCAGCACAAACAATAACCGAAGCAAAAGGCTTTTATAAGCTCACATGGCTGCAACGCATCGGCTTCGGATCGGGAGATCTGGCGCAGAATCTGATCTACCAAACTGTAGCTCAATATCTGCTCATCTTCTATACCAACGTATACGGCTTACCCGCTGCCACTGCAGCAGTAATGTTCCTGATTGTACGGCTGATAGATGTGGCGTGGGATCCGCTCGTTGGTGCTTTTGTAGATAAACGCAACCCAAAATTGGGTAAATATCGTAGCTATCTCATTCTGGGAGGCATACCGCTTACAGGCTTTGCTATTTTGTGTTTTTGGAATGGGTTCTCCGGATCATTAGTATATGCCTATATTACCTATGTAGGTCTATCGATGTGTTACACGTTAATTAATGTACCCTATGGTGCATTAAACGCATCGCTCACACGTGATACGGATGAGATTACCAAACTTACATCAGTGCGAATGTTCTTAGCAAACCTTGGTGGACTAGCTGTTGCTTACGGTATACCTATTTTGGTAAAGACATTCTCTCCCGATGGAAAAATCAATTCGCCTTTATCCGCCAATGCATGGTTCATTACAATGACCCTATATGCCATTGTAGGATTGGCATTGCTGATATTCTGCTATACACAAACAAAAGAACGCGTGGTAATGAGCGAAGCAGATACCGAACATGTTCGTGTATCTGATTTATGGAATGAGTTTCGTCACAATAAACCCTTGCGTGTACTAGCATTCTTTTTTATTACTGCTTTTGCTATGATGGCAATAAGCAACACTGCCGGATCTTATTACATGATCTATAATGTGCAGGCGCCTGATATGCTTCCGTATTTTGCAGCACTAGGCTCTATCCCTGCATTTATTTTTATGCCGATGGTGCCTGCCATTAAAAGGCAAATAGGAAAGAAGAAGATGTTTTACGTATTTCTTTCCGTAGCCATCGTAGGTATGGCCATGTTATACATCATCTCCGTAGTACCGGCATTAAAAGAACAAGTATGGATTGTACTACTGGCTCAGTTTATTAAGTCTACTGGAGTTATTGTAGCTACAGGTTATATGTGGGCGCTAGTGCCTGAAGTAATTTCTTATGGTGAGTACACTACCGGAAAAAGAATTTCAGGAATTGTAAATGCACTTACCGGAATATTCTTCAAAGCTGGGATGGCGCTAGGCGGAGTAGTACCCGGTTTTGTACTGGCTCTAGTACACTTCGACGAAAAGAATGCGGTATCACAAACTCCATTAGCCCAACAGGGAATATTGTGGTTGGTAGCTGTAATTCCGGCTATGTTGTTATTACTGGGCATGTATATCATTTCTAAATACGAGCTAGAAGATGATGTGATCGATAAAATCAATATGGAAATAGAGCAAAGACATCGCAATCAATAA
- the xylI gene encoding Endo-1,4-beta-xylanase A: MTQRNWTLFIILFAFIATSCSISTTTNAQKPTSLKDAFKDDFLIGTAMSDFQAAGRDEKALELIKQHFNSITPENLMKAERLMTGWKQYDFSLADKMVAFAQENNIKINGHTFIWHSQMPAFMRGIRNPDSVRAYFEDIIQTVGSRYDGKVDSWDVVNEALNEDGTLRQSTFLRALGEDYIVEAFRLAQKATPNSKLYYNDYNIEQPKKRAGAIAIIKKIQEAGVRIDGVGIQGHWHLGKVPFKDIEESIKEFSALGIKVMFTELDISVLPSPWDNTSAEVSLHAAENPKMNPYVNGLPDSVSQQLAKDYEELFKLFLKYKDHISRITFWGVNDGQSWLNGWPIRGRTNYPLLFDRQYQPKAAYYSIMALKTGK, translated from the coding sequence ATGACGCAAAGAAATTGGACTCTGTTTATCATTCTTTTCGCTTTTATTGCGACTAGTTGCAGCATCAGCACTACTACAAACGCACAAAAACCTACTAGTTTAAAAGATGCTTTTAAAGACGATTTCCTTATAGGTACCGCCATGAGCGATTTTCAGGCTGCGGGAAGAGATGAAAAGGCCTTAGAGCTGATCAAACAACATTTTAACTCCATCACTCCCGAAAACTTAATGAAGGCTGAAAGGCTGATGACAGGCTGGAAGCAATATGATTTTTCACTGGCTGATAAAATGGTCGCTTTTGCACAAGAAAACAACATAAAAATAAATGGTCACACTTTTATTTGGCATAGCCAAATGCCGGCATTTATGCGTGGCATCAGAAATCCAGATTCAGTACGTGCATATTTTGAAGATATCATTCAAACAGTAGGAAGTAGATATGATGGTAAAGTTGATTCTTGGGATGTAGTAAATGAGGCCTTGAACGAAGACGGAACATTAAGACAGTCTACTTTTCTGAGAGCATTAGGAGAAGATTATATTGTAGAAGCATTTCGCCTGGCACAAAAAGCTACTCCTAATTCCAAACTATATTATAACGATTACAACATCGAGCAACCTAAAAAACGCGCAGGCGCTATTGCCATCATCAAAAAAATACAAGAAGCCGGCGTACGCATTGACGGCGTAGGTATTCAGGGACACTGGCATTTAGGTAAAGTACCTTTCAAAGACATTGAAGAGAGCATTAAAGAGTTTAGTGCTTTGGGTATTAAAGTAATGTTTACAGAGCTGGACATCAGCGTACTGCCCAGCCCATGGGATAACACATCTGCAGAAGTGAGCCTCCATGCTGCTGAAAATCCTAAAATGAATCCATACGTTAATGGCTTGCCAGACTCTGTATCTCAGCAACTCGCAAAAGATTACGAAGAGCTTTTCAAACTCTTCTTAAAATACAAAGATCATATCTCTCGTATAACCTTCTGGGGAGTAAACGATGGGCAATCTTGGTTAAATGGATGGCCTATTAGAGGCAGAACCAACTATCCACTGCTGTTCGATAGACAGTATCAACCGAAAGCAGCATATTATAGCATAATGGCACTAAAAACCGGTAAATAA